Genomic segment of Candidatus Neomarinimicrobiota bacterium:
CATAAATATACACCCAAAGAAGGCCGATTTGCTCAGCCGGAGATTTATCCACTTTTTTCAACAGCTCCGCATGGTCTGGCATTTGATGAATATCGAAAAAGTTTTTCTGAATAAAGTCAGAAATATCAAGGGTTCCTCCAAGCCTGCTAAAACTCGCATAAACGGCGCCGGGGTGCCTAATGAGAATAAGTGCATTGCAATCATGTTCGAGATACATTTGCTCGCTCAATAATGCCGCATCGGGATCCTTAATTAATAGCCTTACATTGTCTCCGCGGAAGAGTTTGGCAATTCGATAATTTACCTGCGCTCTCGGACCAATAATAAATTTAACCATTTTTTTGAACATATTATCATTTGAATAATTCTTTTTGTATTTTGCACTGAAAGAAAATAAATCATTAAGTAAATCTGCATATTTATCATCAGGATTATTGGCGTCTATAGAAGGAAAATGTTTATCGGCTCCTACGAGTCCGTAATTCGGATTAAATGGTTCCTGTATATAAGAAAGTTGTGAAGATAGGGACATTATTTTCCCGGTGAATGTGGAGCCACAGCGAGGAATTCCTGTTACAAGAATATGTTTAGCAGACATATACTAATTCTGCTGAGGGGTCGTATAGATTAAATTAAGCATCTGTTCAACTCGTTCTCCGCCCACTCTTGCAAGAGTTTTTATCATTTCTTTACGATGGTAGCTGTCCCACCCGGCTGTTGCGAAATAATAATCTGCATTTTCAATTTTGAAGCCGCTCCCTGGAAAGCATCTTTTTAATTCCCAACCAGATGAAAAAAGAGGCTAAATAAGCCTTCATTCTTTCCTGCTTTTCATTCTCTCCCGAATATCTTTTAAAAATTGAAATGAAAAGTCGTAAAAGTAATCCCAATAGAACTAACACACGAAGGATAAAAAGTTCAGATCTGTTGGAATATTTTTGCGCGAAAATCAGCTTACTTCGATATCTATTTGAAACAAGAATAAAATAATTCTTATGAGTGGATACGCCGCCTATATGGATAATCTTAATTTTTGGCAAACAGAATACTTTCCATCCACTTTTCTTGATGCGAATACACCAATCTAAATCTTCCGCAAAAAGGTGAAATCGTTCGTCCAATCCACCAATATCATTGAATATGGATCTTCTCACCATAAAACTTCCCCCTGAAATCCAATCAACTTCAAAAGATTTTTCACTGGCTATCATAGCATATTGTTTCTTTGTTAAAGAGAATCGTTTAATTAGTGATTTTATATTTAAAGCCTCTGCCAGGTGTAGTTTTAAACTTGGAAAATTACGGATTGTTAATCTGAAATTTCCATGAATATCCTTTACCACTGGTCCCACTGCACCGGCAGCATTATTGTTTTCCAAAAATTTATACATTTGTAAAAAAGAATTTTCTGTTAGCGCAGTATCGGGGTTTAAAAGAAGTATATATTTACTGTTGCTTCTCTCCATGGCATAATTATTTCCTATCGAAAATCCGGAATTATATTGAAGGAAGTAAGAAGTAACATCGGGAAATTCTGATTCAAGAATGGCCTTGCTGTGATCTTTTGAATTATTGTCAACGACTATTATTTCGTATCTGATCTCTTTAGTATGTTTTTTAACAGACTGGATGCAAGTTCTTAATTCATCGGCAGTGTTAAAGTTCACAATAATTACAGATAGGTCGAATTCTGTTACGGCTTTCAAAATTTTTTTCTGTTAATTTATAATAGTAATTGGATTTAAACCTTTTTTGCAACAACAATAGACATCGCCAAAAAAATCATGAACTGAGTTCCGTTAAGACCCCAGAACCATGCTCCTGCGTAAGCCGATGAAACTACTACAAAGAAAAGAATTGCTCTGAGGATTATCACTATATCCAAATTTTCATCTGATTTTATCCGATTATAGGTTTTTGCCGTAAGCTTTGTAATCGAATAATAAAGGAATAAAAGCGCCAATATTCCTATCATTCCCGTCTCTGAGAGATAAGATATTAAGACATTATGAGCTGAAAGACCTTCAATATTTTCTTTGAAAATTGCACTTTCACCAATATCGGAAAAATGGCCGGACAAAAGTGCAAATTGTCCCAAACCGATTCCATTGATCGGGTTGGCAATAAAGGCGGTAATTGCCGCATGCCAGAGAATAAACCGGAATTGGATAGTACCCACCTCAAAATACTGAATTTGTTCTACTCTGTGACTAATCCCGATAAACGCACCTTGGAAAACAAAAAACAAAAAGACAACAAGAATAAGTCCGAGAAAAAACAGTTGATATAATTTCTTTTTTGTTCCGGGAATTGATTTTTTCAGGAATAAATAACTTAGAAACAGAAACGAAATGGAAAAACTTAGCCATGCTCCACGGGTTTGTGT
This window contains:
- a CDS encoding glycosyltransferase family 2 protein gives rise to the protein MKAVTEFDLSVIIVNFNTADELRTCIQSVKKHTKEIRYEIIVVDNNSKDHSKAILESEFPDVTSYFLQYNSGFSIGNNYAMERSNSKYILLLNPDTALTENSFLQMYKFLENNNAAGAVGPVVKDIHGNFRLTIRNFPSLKLHLAEALNIKSLIKRFSLTKKQYAMIASEKSFEVDWISGGSFMVRRSIFNDIGGLDERFHLFAEDLDWCIRIKKSGWKVFCLPKIKIIHIGGVSTHKNYFILVSNRYRSKLIFAQKYSNRSELFILRVLVLLGLLLRLFISIFKRYSGENEKQERMKAYLASFFIWLGIKKMLSRERLQN
- a CDS encoding sulfotransferase domain-containing protein — translated: MSAKHILVTGIPRCGSTFTGKIMSLSSQLSYIQEPFNPNYGLVGADKHFPSIDANNPDDKYADLLNDLFSFSAKYKKNYSNDNMFKKMVKFIIGPRAQVNYRIAKLFRGDNVRLLIKDPDAALLSEQMYLEHDCNALILIRHPGAVYASFSRLGGTLDISDFIQKNFFDIHQMPDHAELLKKVDKSPAEQIGLLWVYIYEILNAYFKIHSDWLMVLHEDISINPIPSFKKIFDWADIEFTDRIKRKITTLTNANNPVMARQNKMHDLSRNSASLADYWKKTVSDKDISMLKEITEQTVSLFYDTASWKK